Below is a genomic region from Citrobacter telavivensis.
ACCATGCAACTGCTTAAGCTACAGATGCCAAAACTGGCGGGGCTTTGGGGACAACTCATTGTCTTTATGGGATCGTTTATCGCCGTGACCAATCCGCCCGTCTATGACTTTGCTGATTTCCTTAATGACAACACCGCCAAGATCGTCGGAGTCGCCTTGTCCTGGCTTGCTTTCGCCATCTTGCGTCCGGGATCGGATGCGCGTAAAAGTCGCCGTCATATCCGCGCGTTACGCCGGAGTTTTGTCGACCAACTGAGCCGCCATCCTGCACACAGTGAAAACGAGTTTGAGTCGCTGACGTATCACCACATCAGCCAGCTAAGCAACAGCCAGGATGCGCTGGCCAGACGCTGGCTTTTACGCTGGGGCGTGGTGCTGCTCAACTGTTCACACGTGGTCTGGCAGCTTCGCGCCTGGGAATCGCGCTCCGATCCGCTGTCGCGCGTGCGGGATATCTGTATTTCGTTACTACGCGATGTAATGAATGAGCGCGGTGTCCAGCAGCGCCCCCTCGCCGCCACGCTCACCGAATTGCTGCGCATCTGTGAGACGCTTTCGCATCATCATCAGCCGGCTGCGCAAGAACTGGCAGCCATCATCTGGCGGCTGTATTGCTCACTTTCTCAACTGGAACAAGCGCCGCCAGAAGGAACGCTCACATCCTGATTACTTGATCACCCCACAGGCGTAACGCGCCCCGCCGCCGCCCAGCGGTTTAGGCTGATCGGACATATTATCGCCGCCGACATGGATCATCAGCGCTTTGTCTTTGACATCATTCAGGGATTTCAGGCGTGTTGCCGTGACGGGAATAATGGCTTTACCTTCGTTATTAACCACCAGCACAGGCAGATCGCCCAGGTGCCCTTCGCCATCCGGTCCGGCATGTTTACCGGTTTTGTGCGGGTCAAAATGTCCTCCTGCGGACTCAGCAGGAGACGCTTTGCCATCTTTAATCGCGGGCTGACAGCTGCCGTTGGCATGGATATGAAAACCATGTTCTCCCGGCGGCAGCGCTTTCAGATCCGGCGTAAACTCCAGCCCTTTCTCCGTTTGGGTAATGGTCACCTCCCCGATAGACTGCCCAACGCCTTGCGAGGTGACCAGATTCATCTCCACCGTCTCACTGGCGGCTTGCGCGCCCGTACAGGCTAACAGGGTTAACACAGCCAGACTCAATCGCTTCATAGGACCTCCGTTCTGTATGCATGTCGGTTAAGTGTAAACCAGTGACACCATTTTGAACGCAGAACCATGATTTAGCGATTACGGTACGTCGTACCCCAACGCCGCTTTTCGGATACGGAACCACTGCTGACGGCTCATTTTGAGCGACTCCGCTTCCACCGCCGCGCGAACGCGTTCAATTTTACCGGAGCCGATGATCGGCAGCGGCTGCGACGGCAGACGCAGTATCCAGGCGTAAACCACTTGCTCAATGGACGAGGCGTTGAGTTCTTGTGCAATGACCGCCAGTTCGTTGCGCAGTGGCTGGAACGCATCGTCATTAAACAGGCGCCCGCCACCGAGGCAGGACCAGGCCATCGGACGAATACGCAGTTGCTGAAGTTGATCGAGCGTGCCGTCTAATAGCAGCGGTTGGTGAACCGGTGAAATCTCCACCTGATTGGTCGCCAGCGTGAAAGGAAGACGCGATTGCAACAGCGTGAACTGTGCGGGGGTAAAGTTGGAGACGCCAAAATGGCGCACTTTACCGCTCTGGTGCAGGTGTTTGAAGGCTTCAGCGACCTCATCGGCATCCATCAGCGGGTCCGGACGGTGGATCAACAGCAGATCCAGATGGTCAGTCGCCAGGTTAGTCAGCGACTGTTCCGCGCTTTTCACAATATGATCGCGGTCAGTGATGTAGTGGCCAAGCGCGTTTTCCGCGCGGGCGGTGGTGGCGATACCGCATTTGGTGACGATCTGCATGCGCTCGCGCAGATGAGGAGCCAGTTTCAGCGCCTCACCAAAAGCGGCTTCGCACAGATAACCACCGTAAATATCCGCATGGTCCACGGTGGTGACACCTAAATCCAGGTGCGCTTCAATAAAGCTCACCAGCTCCCGGGGGGACATTTTCCAGTCCATCAGTCGCCAGTATCCCATGACAAAGCGGGAGAATTCCGGGCCTTGCGGTGCAAGAGTAATACGCTGAACCATAACAGCTTCCTCGTGAAGTAAATTACTGCGAGTATATACAATTAGTGGCTTAAAAGAGTGAAGGCTGTTGAGGTTCTTCTGGCGCCGCAGGTTTATTTGCGCGTAATTTACGCAGCAGACGCTGGCGGCATAACCGCAGCACGTCTTGTTTTTGTCCGTCGCTCATGTTTTGCCAGTTGAATCGCTCCTCCCTGCTGCGCAGACACCCCCGGCAAAAACCGCGCTCATCTGACTGGCAAATTCCCCGACACGGGCTCTGCACGGGGAAAAACTCTAACTGCTCTGCCACGCCCTTTCCTCTTAATCAGGTCTTCATTCTATTGAAGACGTAAACACGCTTTCTGGCAACCTGACTTGCATTAGACCGACTGGTCTATTACACTCCCTGCCATGAACAAGCAAACTGAATACGATACTCGCGAACACTTACTGGCTACCGGTGAGCATCTTTGCATGCAGCGGGGCTTTACCGGTATGGGACTGAGCGAGTTGCTTAAAACCGCCGGGGTGCCGAAAGGATCGTTTTATCACTATTTTCGATCCAAAGAAGCCTTTGGCGTCGCGATGCTGGAACGTCACTTTGCCGGTTATCATCAGCGGCTGGCGGCACATTTTGACACGGGCCCTGGCAATTATCGCGATCGCATTCTGGCTTATTATCAGCAAACTCTGAACCAGTTTTGCCAGCAAGGGATCATCAGCGGCTGCCTGACGGTTAAACTTTCCGCCGAAGTGTGCGATCTGTCGGAAGATATGCGCACCGCGATGGACCAGGGCGCCGGAAAGATTATGACGATCCTGGCGCAGGCGCTGGAAAAAGGCCGCGACAGTCATTGTTTGACGTTTGCAGGCGAGCCGCTGCAACAGGCGCAAATTCTCTACGCGCTGTGGCTGGGAGCGAATCTGCAGGCCAAAATTTCGCGCAGTGCCACCCCGCTGGAAAATGCGCTGGCACATGTGGAACGTATTATTGCAACGCCTGGTGCTTAACAGGCGTTTTATTTACTCTCTCACTAGACGACCGGTCTATTTATAACGGGAAATATTATGTCATCTGATAAACTGTTTACCCCACTGAAAGTGGGCGCGATCACCGCACCAAACCGTATTTTTATGGCTCCTCTGACGCGTTTGCGCAGTATTGAGCCTGGCGACATCCCGACTCCGTTAATGGCCGAGTATTATCGCCAGCGCGCCAGCGCGGGTCTTATCATCAGCGAAGCAACACAGATTTCCGCACAGGCGAAGGGTTACGCCGGCGCGCCGGGTCTGCACAGCGATGAGCAAATCGCCGCGTGGAAGAAAATCACCGCGGGCGTCCATGCTGAAAACGGTCATATCGCCGTTCAGTTATGGCACACAGGCCGTATTTCTCACTCCAGCCTGCAACCGGGCGGTCAACCGCCGGTGTCAGCATCGGCTATCAGTGCCGGTACCCGTACTTCCCTGCGTGATGAACACGGTCAGGCGATCCGCGTAGATACCTCAATGCCTCGTGCACTGGAAATCGATGAGATTCCGGGCATCGTCAATGATTTCCGCCAGGCGATCGCCAATGCGCGTGAAGCCGGTTTCGATCTGGTTGAACTGCACTCCGCGCACGGTTACCTGCTGCACCAGTTCCTTTCCCCTTCTTCTAACCATCGTAACGATCGGTACGGCGGCAGCGTAGAGAATCGCGCACGTCTGGTGCTGGAAGTGGTTGATGCAGGCATAAAAGAATGGGGTGCGGACCGTATCGGTATTCGCGTCTCGCCTGTCGGCACCTTCCAGAACGTTGACAATGGTCCGAACGAAGAAGCCGATGCGCTGTATCTGATTGAAGAACTGGGTAAACGCGGCATCGCTTATCTGCACATGTCTGAACCCGACTGGGCGGGCGGCAAGCCGTATACCGACGCGTTCCGTGAAAAAGTGCGCGCTCGTTTCCACGGTCCGATCATCGGTGCCGGCGCCTATACGCCAGAAAAAGCAGAAACCTTAATTGAGAAAGGACTGATCGATGCTGTCGCCTTTGGGCGCGATTACATCGCTAACCCGGATCTGGTCGCGCGCCTGCAACGTAAAGCCGAACTCAACCCACAGCGCAGCGAAAGTTTCTACGGCGGCGGCGCGGAAGGTTATACCGATTACCCGACGCTCTGATCCCCCCATCCGCATTACTGCATTGATAGCGGCGTAAAAACGCCGCTATACTAAAACAACATTTTGAATGTATTGACCATTTTTAAGGGGACAAAACATGCGTTTACTTCACACGATGCTGCGCGTTGGCGATCTGCAACGCTCCATTGATTTTTACACTAAAGTCCTGGGCATGAAGTTGCTGCGTACCAGTGAAAACACGGAATACAAATACTCTCTGGCGTTCGTCGGCTACGGCGAAGAGAGTGATGAAGCGGTGATTGAACTGACCTACAACTGGGGCGTCGATAAATACGAACTGGGCACCGCTTACGGTCATATCGCCCTGAGCGTGGATAATGCGGCCGAAGCCTGTGAACGCATTCGTCAGAACGGCGGAAACGTCACCCGTGAAGCCGGCCCGGTGAAAGGCGGCACGACCGTTATTGCATTTGTTGAAGATCCGGACGGTTACAAAATCGAACTGATCGAAGAGAAAGATGCCGGTCGCGGGCTGGGCAACTGAGTATTCGCGGGCGCACGACGCGCCCGCCTTTATCGACACGCGATGTATTTATTGGTAGGACAATTCATAAACGACCGACGCCGAGACTTTCCCACCGACAATTTCGCTGTCTGACGTTCTGTAATATCTGGCTGCCATCGGAATACTGTACTGCCCTTCGCTCGCATTCCCCACTGTAAAAGTTTCGTTCAGATGAACGGTTTGCGGCGTTTGCCCTCCGTCTTTGGCTGACAAAATCTGAACACCCACATTTTCCGCTAATCCGTCCCCTTTATCGCTATACAGCACACCATTTTCAGCGTCGCCGCCGTTAGGATCGGTCAGCGTCATATTGACGGTGGTGGCCGCATTACACTTGAGGCTGATCGTAAAATCCACGTTATTACCGACATCGCCTTTTTTAGGCAAGTCACTGGCATTAATACGCCTCAAATTAACCGTTGAGGGGGTGTCAGCATTAATATCACAGCCGCCTGAATTAACAGAAATGGTAAACTCTGATGACGAAATAGTTGCACACATATCACCCGTATTCCTTACATCTGACGATGAGAGACATACGTATGCCAAATTCGAATTTTGGATAAGATGCTCTCCTGGAAACAACGCTTGTGCCGTGACGAAATATATTTTGTATTTCACTCCCAAGGCTCCCTGGTAAATAACCCCGGGATCTGACCATAACTCGGTAGAGGAAGAAGCCCATCCTAGGCCGTGATAGGAAAGATTAGGATCGCCTATTGCCATCGCATATCCATAATTAAAGTTATTTGGCAGTCGATATACAGGTAAATTTCCTTCTGGGGCTGAATATGTTCCTATAGATTGGCCTATGTTACTACTGTATGCCCAAGTTGATGTCCCATTTGCGGAACATTTTACCCCCGTGAATGTAAATGCTGATTCCAAATTATCAACATAGGCTTCCCCCACCAGCGACCCTACAGGATATTCCGAGGAATCATTGACAGCTATTGTTACATTAGCAGGTTTAGCATTCATGTCGTGTTCGGTAGCACATGAAGATGTATAGCTGGCGTGTACGTCTATGGGTATTCCGTACAACGATAATGCAATAACTGACATTATTACTATTCGTAGTGAGTAGCTCAATGCTCTGTTTAGAATTAAAATAATTGCTGTCATATATTCCTGTTATCCATTGTGTGCCGGACGTTTATCTACAACTTTCCACAAACGGTTTCAACGCTGTTTTCTTTGTTTTTTCCGATTCTGGTGCAAGAGCATAATTGACATGACACTGTTCATTGTCATCATCCCCCCATTTAATATGCAGGCTGCCTTTATCATTGGGTACGCGGGCATAAATCAGGCTCCCTTGCGAAACCACCCCGACGCTGACACCGTTATCATCAAAAACATCCGCACCGAACGGCAATGTTTTGCCGGAAAAGTCCGCCTGAATTAAAACCGGCCGCCCCTGGCGGGCATCAAACTTCGCTTTCACCACTGCGCCATAGCGCGGGACTATTTTTTGCGAGGTGTTTTCCAGTTCGGCGTTTTCAGATATCCCTTTTGGATCAATAACGACATCATTTAGTTGATAAGGATTGGTTGACGGAAACAGAGCATAGCCAAAACGGTCAATGGTCACGCCGGGATAAGAAGGTATTGCCGCTCCTTCAGCCCCTTTCGCCTCTACCAGGGTGAACGTATCGCCCGTGTAGGGTGAAAGCGTGATACCGCCAGAATGCGCAACCAGCGTACCGGACATCCCAACCGACGCACTGTGATAATCACGACCTTCACTGTAAGTTGCAGAAAGTGACGCAAGGCTGCCTTTATATGACCCACCAACGTTGCCGCTTGTTCCCGAATAGTCGTCATGACTGCCGCTCACCGACCAGGTATACTGGTTCTGTTCACCGAGATTACCCGAAATAATCGCCTGTTCTGAGGCCGAGCCAGAAGAATCCTGGTTATAACTCATACTGAGCTGCGGCGCATACGTCCCCATATCGTGGCTTTCCCACAACGGAAGCGAGAAATTCAGAAAATAGCTGGTTTGTGATGTGCCCCACTCGTCCTGACTACGACTGATGTTCAGGCTATAATTCAACCATTTATAACTATTGGAATAACCGATCTGATATTGCCGCTCTACAGATCCTTTATTCCAATAGTTCTCCATGCTGGCGCTGATGTATAACTGACCCCATCCGTCCTTCAGTCCCTGACTCAGATTAAGCGTAAAGCGGTTTTTTTGTCGCTGGATATGATTACCGTCATCACCATGATGAAGATCATCCAGAGTTTCCATCGCCGTAAGGTAATCCATATAGCCACTGCTGGAGAATCGGTACGCGGCCAGTGTGATATTACTGTTCGTTTCATTAATCAGCTTGCTGTAACTTATCTGATAACTCTGACCGGACATGTCGCCGCGGCCGGGAAGACGCGCTTTGGATTGGGTAACGTCAAACGCAATGGCGCCAATGGGAAAACCTAAGGCGGTGCCAATTTTTATCGCCTGATAATCCTTGTTTGCCTGAACGCCTCCGTACCCTGTCAGAATGTTCGTGAAACCTTGTTGCCAGGTAGCTTCCGTAAAAACAGGGTCGTCCGATACGCTGTTGCTACGCAGTTTCCCGGCGCTGAGGCTGTACCGGTTACTTCCGGGACGCAGTAATTGCGACACTGAAGAATAAGGAATGGAAAAGTTCTGTTGCGAACCATCAGCTTCTTCAATACTCACATCCAGGTTGCCGCCATAGCCGGTCGGATACAGATCGCTAATCACAAACGCACCGGGCGAAACGGTGGTTTCATAAATCGTCTGACCGCTCTGTTTAACCGTGACCTTCGCATTCGTTCTCGCCACACCCCGTATTTCGGGGGCATAGCCGCGCTGCGATTGTGGCAACATACGCTCATCACTGGCAACCTGCGCCCCACTGATGGGTAATGTATCAAACAGTTGTCCGCTGGTATTGAGTTGCCCGGCAGCCAGACGCCCCCAGATAGCGGGAATATCCCGTTGCACATAGGTATTCAGGACATTGTAGTGACCGCCTTGATCCTGCATCCAGTTCCAGGAACCATTATGACGAAGGTACCATGCGCCAATATTCAGACCACTGTTGATCGAGGCATATAATGACTTCGATTCATAACTGCTGTTTTTAGATTCGTAGCCATTCATATTGTATCCCAGCATCAGGGCGGGAATCCCGCTATCCCACATTGACGGGGGCACAGAACCACGCGGAAGTTTATTAATATAAACTTGCGGGATAGAGAGATTTAGCTGCTGGGCTTCACTGTCAAATTCCTGTGTTGCCTCCGGAATGATATCTTGTATACGTGTGCAGTTCTTACTGTCGGTCAGTCCGTCCCATTGCGTGAATTTAATCTGTTCTTTTTTAAAACTGATCAGTTCAAAGACATTTCCCGGAATACAGGCATCAACAGCATCATTTTCCCCTGCCCGGAATTCGATATTCGAAATCGTTAATTTTTCAGTGTTCAGCGTGACAATGACTTTATAGATACCGGGTAATACACTGGCACCGTTTGAAAATCGCTTCAGGTCCACTGTTTGCGCACCTGAACGATTCACAAAAGCATCATTAAATTCATAATTCCCGGCCACACCCATCGAGGTAGCGTCTGTTGTTTCGGCAACAGCATATTGCAACGGGAGCACAATATTAACGCAACACAACACATGAAGTAAGCGCATAACAATATCACCGGAGAATAAATTATTTTTTTACTTTATACTTATTCAACCCACCAAAATCATTGATTGAAGCATATTCGATAGAATCTACACTATTTATCTGATTCACACCGTTGAAATTAAAATCGCGGGTTCCTCCCGGTGTAATCATCTGCCCTGAGGCCGCTACTTTTTTCCCACCCGATGTATAACTCACTTCACTCAGCGTAACATAATAAGGTGTTGGGTTCGTCGCTGTGACACTGCTACCGTTAATATGCCAGCGCAGTAAATCGGGCGCATCATTAGCGTTGCCTTTGAGTGAGTCTGGACGATAGAAAAGCTTGATGCGTGTTTTGAAGGCAATATTGATCTGGCTTGCGTCAATGGAGTCTTTCGATTTTGCTGGGATAGCCAATACATTCAGATAAAACACAGACTCTTTATCCTGCGGCAGGGTATTTTCGGCAAGCAAACTGATCCGCAAGGTCTGCCCTTTCCCCGCATTCACCCGGTTAATTGGCGGTGTTAAGACAAAGACCGATGATATTTTGTCGGGTGTCACGTTCTTGACACCGTTATCGATCCAACTTTGCGCCAGAACCGGCAGTCTTCCTGTATTTTTCATTCGTACAGTGACCTCACTCTCGCCGGCAGGATAGATAACACGAGTCCCGTCTAATACCAGACCAGCAAATGAGAGAGTGCTGAAACCAAACAGTGTCATCATTAATGACATCTGACATAAAAATTGAGAACGTTTCATTAAATTAATCCAGAAGCACCCATTTGTTAACAACACTCTGTGTGACTTATTTACTGATACGACAGTTCATAGGTGGCATTAGCGGTGACTTTACCGACTGCCGGAGCCGCATCATTACTGTAATATTGCACGACATATTCAAGCGAACCTTTCCCACTGGCATCGATGTCAAATTTCGACCCACCGCTCTGGTCCGCATTTAAATCAATCGCAGTATTTGATTTAGCCACATCAACCAATTGCAGACTGACTTTCGTCGGCGTTGCGTCTTCGTTCGCCAGGTTACCATTGGTATCCGGCGTTCCCGTTGCCACACCGAAATTAACACCGATACCTGTCGCGCTAGGCGCACAACTCGAAACGGAAATGGTGAAAGGCTTCGGTTTTGCTGTCGTGCCAACCCCCGCGATGGTTTCTGTTGACACTTTATCCAGAGTTACCGTACCAGTCGGGCCCGTCGCATCAACGGATACATCACAAGTTGACGCAATAACTTCCCCGTCGAATTTGATTGTCCCTTTATCCGTTGCTGCATTCGCGGTATTGATGCCAGATAAGCTCACTATCGCACAGGCAAACATCACCATATATAACTTACGCAATTTCATTTATCTCTCCAACGTATAACAAGAGTGTTTATTGAGTATCAATCATCCCTAAAACTTAGCACTCACTCGCCAGTGTTATCTGTAAGGATTCTTCATGTTATTTATCGCTATTATATTTTATACTCCGACAACTCGCAATTCCGAGCAATTTTAGTCATCATATGCAAAAGAATATCTTTAGCGTCAGTACAATAGCCATAACAACATAATAATATTATATATCAACAGTAAGCCGACGGTAATAAATGTTCAGTCTATTTTTGGACAATTCACAATGCGGACACTTTACTTAAACACAAAATTAACCAGAGACAATATCAGATATTAATTCACGTAATAGGCAAGTGAGATTAACTAACCATTCCTTCAATTAAATTGATAACACGTTCACCTAAGCCCTCAACACTGAATAATGCTGATAAAAAATAGGAATACAAAATATATTTTTTTGATTTTATGAACAGGCGCTCTGCAATCTGAAGGAGAAGAAAATGCCCACAAGCAGCCTGACGATGCTTCAACCTGCTCTACGGGATGTCGATATCCCGGTACGCAATATCCGATGTCCGCTTTTCCCCTCTACCATTCCCGTCAGCAACAAAATTTGGCATAATGCGCGCTGCAATTTTTCCGTACTAAGAGACCCTGATGTCCGATAACGCTCAACTTACCGGTCTGTGCGACCGTTTTCGTGGTTTCTATCCCGTCGTCATTGATGTTGAAACGGCTGGATTTAACGCCAAAACCGATGCGCTGCTTGAGATCGCCGCCATCACGCTGAAAATGGATGAACAAGGCTGGCTGATGCCGGACAGCACGCTACAATTCCACGTGGAGCCGTTTGAAGGCGCGAATTTGCAGCCAGAAGCGCTGGCGTTTAACGGTATCGACCCGTCTAACCCACTGCGTGGCGCGGTGAGCGAATATGACGCCCTGCACGCCATTTTCAAAATGGTGCGCAAAGGCATTAAAGACAGCGGTTGCAGTCGCGCCATCATGGTGGCGCATAATGCGACGTTCGATCATAGCTTTATGATGGCTGCCGCCGAGCGAGCGTCGCTCAAGCGCAACCCGTTCCATCCGTTCGTGACGTTTGATACCGCCGCCCTGAGCGGGCTTGCTCTCGGACAAACGGTGCTCTCCAAAGCGTGTCTTGCGGCAGGCATGGAGTTTGACGGTACCCAGGCGCACTCTGCGCTTTATGATACCGAGCGCACCGCCGTGCTGTTTTGCGAAATCGTCAACCGCTGGAAGCGTCTGGGCGGTTGGCCGTTACCCCTGCCTGAAGAAGCCTGATGATATGGCCTGATAACGTGGTTTATCAGGTCGTGCCACCCCCACCCCGACACTGTATATTTGACCAGTATCAATACACCCTGCCTATTTCCCGCTATTCTGTAAAAAGGTCTTGATCCGCCAACACCGCAAAAGGGACAGGGAACATGTCAGCAAACAATGCGTCGCCCCCACTGCCGGATATTTTCTCGCAGGCGACCCGCGACTGGTTTATCTCGGCATTTCAGCATCCCACGCTGGTGCAGTCGCAAACGTGGGCCGTTACCGCGACGAATCAACATGCGCTGGTGATCGCCCCGACCGGTTCGGGGAAAACCCTTGCCGCGTTTCTCTACGCACTGGATCGCCTGTTTCGTGAAGGTGAGGAAAAGCCCACGACGCCGCTCTCCGGCAAAGAAAAGAAAGTCACCCGCATCCTCTATATTTCTCCGATAAAAGCCCTCGGCACGGATGTTCAGCGCAATCTGCAAATTCCCCTTCAGGGGATTAGCGAAGAGCGGAAGAAATGCGGCGCGACAGAGGTGACCATTCGGGTCGGTATCCGTACAGGAGATACGCCACCTCAGGAGCGTGCGAAGCTCAGTCGTCATCCGCCCGATATTCTGATCACCACGCCGGAGTCGCTTTATCTGATGCTCACCTCGCGCGCCAGAGAGTCGCTGCGCGGGATTGAAACGGTGATCGTCGATGAAGTACACGCGGTGGCAGGCACAAAACGTGGTGCGCACCTCGCGCTCAGCCTTGAACGACTGGATGCGCTTCTGACGAGGTCGGCGCAGCGTATTGGTCTGTCGGCGACGGTGCGTTCCGTTACGGAGGTTGCGGCTTTTCTGGGCGGCGATCGCCCGGTTACCGTGGTCAATCCCCCCGCGACTCGTCACCCGGATATCCGCATTGTTGCACCTGCCGCCAATCTGGATGACGTCTTAGCCGATAATAGTGACAGCAGCGATGCCATTCACAAAG
It encodes:
- a CDS encoding DUF1289 domain-containing protein, with the translated sequence MAEQLEFFPVQSPCRGICQSDERGFCRGCLRSREERFNWQNMSDGQKQDVLRLCRQRLLRKLRANKPAAPEEPQQPSLF
- the gloA gene encoding lactoylglutathione lyase; the encoded protein is MRLLHTMLRVGDLQRSIDFYTKVLGMKLLRTSENTEYKYSLAFVGYGEESDEAVIELTYNWGVDKYELGTAYGHIALSVDNAAEACERIRQNGGNVTREAGPVKGGTTVIAFVEDPDGYKIELIEEKDAGRGLGN
- the sodC gene encoding superoxide dismutase [Cu-Zn] SodC2 — its product is MKRLSLAVLTLLACTGAQAASETVEMNLVTSQGVGQSIGEVTITQTEKGLEFTPDLKALPPGEHGFHIHANGSCQPAIKDGKASPAESAGGHFDPHKTGKHAGPDGEGHLGDLPVLVVNNEGKAIIPVTATRLKSLNDVKDKALMIHVGGDNMSDQPKPLGGGGARYACGVIK
- a CDS encoding fimbria/pilus outer membrane usher protein, which produces MRLLHVLCCVNIVLPLQYAVAETTDATSMGVAGNYEFNDAFVNRSGAQTVDLKRFSNGASVLPGIYKVIVTLNTEKLTISNIEFRAGENDAVDACIPGNVFELISFKKEQIKFTQWDGLTDSKNCTRIQDIIPEATQEFDSEAQQLNLSIPQVYINKLPRGSVPPSMWDSGIPALMLGYNMNGYESKNSSYESKSLYASINSGLNIGAWYLRHNGSWNWMQDQGGHYNVLNTYVQRDIPAIWGRLAAGQLNTSGQLFDTLPISGAQVASDERMLPQSQRGYAPEIRGVARTNAKVTVKQSGQTIYETTVSPGAFVISDLYPTGYGGNLDVSIEEADGSQQNFSIPYSSVSQLLRPGSNRYSLSAGKLRSNSVSDDPVFTEATWQQGFTNILTGYGGVQANKDYQAIKIGTALGFPIGAIAFDVTQSKARLPGRGDMSGQSYQISYSKLINETNSNITLAAYRFSSSGYMDYLTAMETLDDLHHGDDGNHIQRQKNRFTLNLSQGLKDGWGQLYISASMENYWNKGSVERQYQIGYSNSYKWLNYSLNISRSQDEWGTSQTSYFLNFSLPLWESHDMGTYAPQLSMSYNQDSSGSASEQAIISGNLGEQNQYTWSVSGSHDDYSGTSGNVGGSYKGSLASLSATYSEGRDYHSASVGMSGTLVAHSGGITLSPYTGDTFTLVEAKGAEGAAIPSYPGVTIDRFGYALFPSTNPYQLNDVVIDPKGISENAELENTSQKIVPRYGAVVKAKFDARQGRPVLIQADFSGKTLPFGADVFDDNGVSVGVVSQGSLIYARVPNDKGSLHIKWGDDDNEQCHVNYALAPESEKTKKTALKPFVESCR
- a CDS encoding ribonuclease T → MSDNAQLTGLCDRFRGFYPVVIDVETAGFNAKTDALLEIAAITLKMDEQGWLMPDSTLQFHVEPFEGANLQPEALAFNGIDPSNPLRGAVSEYDALHAIFKMVRKGIKDSGCSRAIMVAHNATFDHSFMMAAAERASLKRNPFHPFVTFDTAALSGLALGQTVLSKACLAAGMEFDGTQAHSALYDTERTAVLFCEIVNRWKRLGGWPLPLPEEA
- a CDS encoding fimbrial protein — encoded protein: MTAIILILNRALSYSLRIVIMSVIALSLYGIPIDVHASYTSSCATEHDMNAKPANVTIAVNDSSEYPVGSLVGEAYVDNLESAFTFTGVKCSANGTSTWAYSSNIGQSIGTYSAPEGNLPVYRLPNNFNYGYAMAIGDPNLSYHGLGWASSSTELWSDPGVIYQGALGVKYKIYFVTAQALFPGEHLIQNSNLAYVCLSSSDVRNTGDMCATISSSEFTISVNSGGCDINADTPSTVNLRRINASDLPKKGDVGNNVDFTISLKCNAATTVNMTLTDPNGGDAENGVLYSDKGDGLAENVGVQILSAKDGGQTPQTVHLNETFTVGNASEGQYSIPMAARYYRTSDSEIVGGKVSASVVYELSYQ
- a CDS encoding fimbria/pilus periplasmic chaperone, with protein sequence MKRSQFLCQMSLMMTLFGFSTLSFAGLVLDGTRVIYPAGESEVTVRMKNTGRLPVLAQSWIDNGVKNVTPDKISSVFVLTPPINRVNAGKGQTLRISLLAENTLPQDKESVFYLNVLAIPAKSKDSIDASQINIAFKTRIKLFYRPDSLKGNANDAPDLLRWHINGSSVTATNPTPYYVTLSEVSYTSGGKKVAASGQMITPGGTRDFNFNGVNQINSVDSIEYASINDFGGLNKYKVKK
- a CDS encoding TetR family transcriptional regulator; the encoded protein is MNKQTEYDTREHLLATGEHLCMQRGFTGMGLSELLKTAGVPKGSFYHYFRSKEAFGVAMLERHFAGYHQRLAAHFDTGPGNYRDRILAYYQQTLNQFCQQGIISGCLTVKLSAEVCDLSEDMRTAMDQGAGKIMTILAQALEKGRDSHCLTFAGEPLQQAQILYALWLGANLQAKISRSATPLENALAHVERIIATPGA
- the nemA gene encoding N-ethylmaleimide reductase, whose product is MSSDKLFTPLKVGAITAPNRIFMAPLTRLRSIEPGDIPTPLMAEYYRQRASAGLIISEATQISAQAKGYAGAPGLHSDEQIAAWKKITAGVHAENGHIAVQLWHTGRISHSSLQPGGQPPVSASAISAGTRTSLRDEHGQAIRVDTSMPRALEIDEIPGIVNDFRQAIANAREAGFDLVELHSAHGYLLHQFLSPSSNHRNDRYGGSVENRARLVLEVVDAGIKEWGADRIGIRVSPVGTFQNVDNGPNEEADALYLIEELGKRGIAYLHMSEPDWAGGKPYTDAFREKVRARFHGPIIGAGAYTPEKAETLIEKGLIDAVAFGRDYIANPDLVARLQRKAELNPQRSESFYGGGAEGYTDYPTL
- a CDS encoding oxidoreductase: MVQRITLAPQGPEFSRFVMGYWRLMDWKMSPRELVSFIEAHLDLGVTTVDHADIYGGYLCEAAFGEALKLAPHLRERMQIVTKCGIATTARAENALGHYITDRDHIVKSAEQSLTNLATDHLDLLLIHRPDPLMDADEVAEAFKHLHQSGKVRHFGVSNFTPAQFTLLQSRLPFTLATNQVEISPVHQPLLLDGTLDQLQQLRIRPMAWSCLGGGRLFNDDAFQPLRNELAVIAQELNASSIEQVVYAWILRLPSQPLPIIGSGKIERVRAAVEAESLKMSRQQWFRIRKAALGYDVP
- a CDS encoding fimbrial protein gives rise to the protein MKLRKLYMVMFACAIVSLSGINTANAATDKGTIKFDGEVIASTCDVSVDATGPTGTVTLDKVSTETIAGVGTTAKPKPFTISVSSCAPSATGIGVNFGVATGTPDTNGNLANEDATPTKVSLQLVDVAKSNTAIDLNADQSGGSKFDIDASGKGSLEYVVQYYSNDAAPAVGKVTANATYELSYQ